One window from the genome of Amphiprion ocellaris isolate individual 3 ecotype Okinawa chromosome 23, ASM2253959v1, whole genome shotgun sequence encodes:
- the LOC118470279 gene encoding zinc finger BED domain-containing protein 4-like: protein MLMRLLTNETDEDHGIKAMKKTLAAAVKRRLSDGETNPMYCIATLLDPRYKDRFFSNSDTATEAKEMLMLELQRMSTGEADKQEDLGEPPVRKLPKVQASSSLDSLFDEIAGERESTSPGLAPVGAAIQLETYLGETTTAREENPLQYWGAHRVRFPILAQMSKRYLSAPCSSVDSERLFSSVSHVVDEKRNRLTAENAEKLLFIKKNLPLTYTK, encoded by the exons TGCTCATGAGGCTTCTGACCAATGAAACGGATGAGGACCATGGCATTAAAGCCATGAAGAAGACTTTGGCTGCAGCCGTCAAGAGGCGCCTCAGTGATGGGGAAACAAACCCAATGTACTGCATCGCGACTCTTCTCGATCCGAG GTACAAAGATCGCTTTTTCTCAAACAGTGACACTGCTACAGAGGCCAAGGAGATGCTGatgctggagctgcagaggaTGTCCACAGGAGAGGCAGACAAGCAGGAGGATCTTGGAGAGCCACCTGTCAGGAAGCTTCCTAAGGTGCAAGCCAGCAGCAGTCTGGACAGTTTGTTTGATGAGATAGCAGGTGAGCGGGAATCAACATCACCAGGCCTTGCACCAGTGGGAGCTGCCATTCAGTTAGAGACATATCTTGGAGAGACCACAACTGCTCGAGAGGAAAACCCTCTACAATACTGGGGGGCTCACAGAGTGCGATTTCCAATTCTGGCTCAAATGTCAAAGAGATACCTATCAGCCCCATGCAGCAGCGTGGACAGTGAACGGCTGTTCAGCTCAGTGTCCCACGTTGTTGATGAAAAACGCAACAGACTcacagctgaaaatgcagagaaGCTTCTTTTTATCAAAAAGAACCTGCCCCTCACTTacacaaaataa